cataaaaataaaatttataccagCGGTATCTTACAATGTTAATTATATGGTTTTTGACTTTTTAATCTGTAGAGACACAACTAACGATATCATCTAGGAACCATACTGTAGAATTTGTTACAACAAggagaaataaaattcaaataaaatttttataattattttatttttgtaaacattattacatattttaattttttttaattgtttaaaaataatttttacataaaaatattctttatattttattatttgaagctttcaaaaattaataatttttgtctaagtAAAAGGAAAAACAAagcttttataattatatttgaaaagataaaatgtatcccaaaataataataatatgtataatatatataataatatagttaagacaccaaaattatattttttttgtaaatatatggACAGAGAAAATATCACAGCTAATATTACtaacacaataatataattttcataattttgttggcgtgagttaaatatattttgaatgtacaaaaattaaacaaattaaatgttctggtttccaaaactttttatatcaagattacaaaaataaatccaaCAATATGAAATGTTCACTGGTGGTTAAATAGGAAATTAAAGTAACGGCTATGAAAGATTTTTTATAATCCGAAATAGTTGTTTGTTaggaataaaataatagttttttgctATGCcttactatacaaatttttactgATGTCAAGCGCGAAACTCGCATAGAGATgggaagaaattttttatcattcaaaaaCGGATTTATATATCATTCGCACTTCAACTATGAAAATATCTGAAGATATTTAAGCAGAAGAatagatttaaaacaaaatagctTTTAAAGCCGGTTATCCGTTTCTTAGGTACCTATGAGTATACAAATATGCTTGCAGGACTAAAATCTCCTCATTTTTGATTGGGGTCTAATAACGATTTTTTTGACTGCCACTTGGATTAAAGATTTAAGGACATATGgtttaatatttcaatgataATTGTAAGTTTGAATGAAACAAGACAACTTTTGCGATTATCTGATAAcggttttatttaagtattgtaTCATtggaaattcaataaataaatattcgattTCATCCTGGTTAAAAgctctaaataaaattatttcgcgCTATTCAAACAAAGCTGATGGAAATTATTCTTCATAGTTATATGAGATGCATTTCTGATTAccgtttgattttattttggatcaataatttacaaaaatgtctAAATCATaacaattaacatatttttggattcacgattaaaattttggaataaatgaTCTGAGAAATctacaaaataatcatttacgtttagtgtttgttttttttttttttttttaataatataattaattataatattttatacaaaattaaattttatttaaaaaaataaattaaaaatgaaaaaatactttggacggtatatatctataaaatatttatcaaaatctgtccattttttttttatgatttgggAAACAGACTTGCTTAGTTGtaggaatatttattttagtaagttacataaagttataattttataatatttttttaaaatatttatgaacgTCCACTAATTCCTGTAATCATAATATTAGCTAAAGCATTTCGTCGTTTTCGCCAGGTGCCCATGCCTTGTGCATGATATTGCAAATTTCGATACCAATTTATTGTCCGATCATCATCTTCAgcctaaaacaaaaattattaaatattagttataCAAGTTCTTAAAACACGTTGATGATTTAAGTTGGTTCTACGAATTCTTCAACTTAATTTAATCTATTCTAAACTCTCGTTTATTCAAACGATTGTTAAAAATAGCGTCTTGAATATCAGATGCTTACAATAATGCTTATACTTgaagttttttgaataaaataaatgtatttgagTTAAGGAACTGTAGGAAACTTACCTTAAATATAAATGTGTCTTTAGTCATTAGCTCTTGTACTTCAAAATAGCTCTGCCATGCTGGATCCGTTGCCACAACACATCGATCCAAATACAAAGGTTCTCGTAATAATGAATATCTTCCACCTTTATCTCTAGCCAATACTAAAGCAGCCTCACGTATACCGGTTTGTCTTGGGAATGCTAATAATGTTTCTTCATCCGGACTTTTATAACCGGCACCCGGCCGCCCTAATGTTACCAGTAATGCGCATACGGgagttaattttattgtacgACCCCGCCGCCAAGCACTATCTATTGGTTGAGTATATAATAATTTGCCTTCAAGTGCAAATCGAGCCTCTTCATGATTCCATTCGAGGATATCAACAGCTAATTTACGTAATTTTATGTTGACCGAGTCTAATTCGGATGTTGTTCGACGTCCACTTGATAAACGTCGCCATAAACGGCTAGGAACATCTTTAGCTGATGCATTCATTTGCCCTAAATGCTGTTCAACTAAACGTTGAGCTTCCGTTAGATTTTCTTTCATTTCTTCTAAGTGTGCTGGTGTCACTTTATTTAATCGAATTAATAGGAGTGGATATTTTGTTACACGTTGTACAGGAACCTAGAACAAATAAAGcgttaaaatgtttaaaaactaaaatataaaaatgatcaaaatttcaaaaaccattATAGTTCCAAATGTTCGATGAAGATTCACTCGTTCTCCAAAATTAGTCTTATTTTCGGCGAAATATTTAGACGTGAATGTTTTTGCGGCTAATTATTGGTATGCATTTTTGGTTTTCGTCTTTGTAGTTGTTGTGAAGGGttagaatattataatataaataaatgtagaaTAATATACGTCGTGGATTACCCTACTGTTATTCATGGTAAAGTTGGGTATGTTCACAGGTTGTGATAGCTTGGTAATGTGCAATAATGCATGCAAGTAAGATACGTTTAATCTTTTAGAATTAGAATAGTAATTTAGAACTTACCATTAAAAAGCTATTTAAATTCATACGTCTTAATACAGTATTTTCCATTTGtgatactttcaaaaatattctcaataatTCTTTCTCCTTTTCTAAATTCGCTAAAAGTAAACCAGCAGCGGCTTGTCGAACACAATAACTTTCAAATGCATGTAACATAGATGCAGCATCCAAAAACAATCGGCCAATATCAATTGTTAATAAATCTTCATCACCTTGTTCAATTGATATCTCCAAGGCATCTCGCAATCGTTCGGCAAATGATTGACTGTTTTCCAACAATtcttcaacatttaaaaatactgcGGCTAATTGTTCGGCATTCAATAAACCAGCCACTAACATTGGTTGATAAAATTCTTcaagaattatttgtaaatcTCGTGCATATTTCTCTTCAGTTTCAACAATTTCCGTGATAATCTCTTTTCGTTCTGCTCGTCGTTTAGAACATTTACGACATACCAATGGAGTATAAATTACATCACCATTAGTTACTTGTGTATCAACTGTTAAATTACAATCTTCGCAAGGATTTGTAATTTCTGGTTCGACAGGAGTTACGTTAttgttattactattattgCTATTTGCATTACCAGATTGTTGATATCGACTTCGTGAACTTTTACTACTCTCTGATCCAACACCAGAATCAGTTCGTTCAACTTCTACATTTGTTTTAGTCATTTCATCAGTTCTGGGGGTCATTTCAATTTCAGTGTCGCATTCAATAACAACACTTCCAGAATTTGCAAAACTGTATGCATAACTTTCAATACCACGTTCGCGAGCATCGACTAGATAacttaaaatatcatatttagaCGCACCTTCGAATATGGATCGTGTTGTAAAACTTTTATCCAATTCCACCGTGGGTAAAGTATCTGGGGGAGGATTTAACGGTAATGGAGGTGGTATCTCAATTTCTTCATAAATGGGATCCTGATTCATACGTATTGTTTCGTATGTATGATCATCAGTACTACTTCCATCTAAGGATGCATCTGCTAACAACTGATAGAATTTTGATCGTGTAGACGTTGATGCTAAATCATCCTCCGTTAATGAACTACGATTACTACCGCTATAATCATTATCGTCCAAATCGATTTGCTCGTATGGACCAGAATTTAAACTATTACATTCATTATCCGAAGATAAACTCTCTTTTTCTTCAGCTTTCGTAATTTCGGGAATGAAATTACGATCTTGTTTTAGCTTTAATAAAGATTCTTGTAATAATTTAGCCACAACATCACTTTCTAATCCTTCTACTAATGATCCTAATTCGGGATCTTTTAGTAATTTTGCGACAACACTTGTTcctaattcattattattatgatttgtttTTGTACCACGTTTTATTCCACGAATCATATTTGTTTTACCACAAACATGAGGGACTAAATTCCGTTTAACGGCCTCAACTGGATCTCGTAACAATTGTCTTAAATTGTCATCTTCAActcgaataatatttttattttcgttattattattaggaactattttttgtgtgttaaaattattattaatcggTTCATATCTTTCATCCGATTCACAACTTATATAAATCGTGCTATTATTGCTGCGATTATATAATTTGGAATCAGTTGAAGATATTAGATTATCATTAACAACAACAGACGATTGATAAACCGGATAATCGTCACTGACATTAACAGTTGAATAACAATCATCGCCAGTGATTAGAATTGATGTTTTACGTGCGGAATTGTCTGGTGATGCTTGCGGTGTACATTGATAGTcgacaaattcatttttaatttttaatcgatgCACCGGTGGTGTGATTTGAACAATTGTTCGTTGTGGATATGGTGAAGTTGAATTGTCTTCTGGAATATTCTCATTATTTAGCGTAACGGATGTAATATTCGAATTCGAATtatcgttataaattttaattacactttTCGTGCTTTCTACGCTCGTTTGTTGTGTGGGTGACGATGTTAATTTTGGTGTGAAATATTGTTCAGAATCTGTAGAAGCTActtcaattgatatttttcgatcaTCTGTCGATAATTCCGATtcactttcaataattttaatttcgctATCAACACTACGAAAACTTAAATCAGTCGAACTTAAACTGCTATGACAACTATCATTCGATGATGAACTATTACTATCAATTGATATTTTCTTTCGACGATCTTGTTTTTTACGTGCTGGTGCTACCGGTACGGGTATTGTTGGCTGTGGAGGGGGAGGAGGTGGTGGTTCTTTAGGTCTTtggttcaaattattattattattggtttgaTTGTCATTTTTTGTAATTCCATCTAAACGTTGTAGTGCTGTGAATACTTCACGATGATCGGTACGACGCATATTTTTTGCACGTAATGCCATTGTATCGTTAAATTGTATCGTGTTTGTTGTGATATTGTTTGTTGATAAATCTTCATTGTTATTATCGTTTGTTAATATTGTTGTTGTAGTCGAACTTGATATTCGATCGCTATTACTTCGTCGTAATTTTGGAGAGAAGcctaaaacaaatgaaaaaaaagttaaaatgtttgtcctcacacaaataaataactaaatgtaAGGACCGTATATTTAATCTATAATTCTAGGAAGTGCTTAAAATGTGTTCCACAAGGCAGTGTCCTAGTCCctcaaatttctaatttctagAATTGTACTCGTTAAGGATTTATAGTCACAGAAGCgaggatttatttttttcatatttatttcatcagatatctcagaaaaaattgttataatattctTCAAGTACATAAGTGCGAAATTCagctatttataaattgttttgaatataaaGAAAACTATTGAGGTGTCTATCAAATTGAAACTATACAAATTAATTAGCCCTATATGAATAGCTTGAGTCTGAatgtaaagaattttttttttttgaataaaaatgagaaataatagctaattataataattatgctTCTTGTTATTCAATGTcgtaatattattaacaatatttatttttaaattgttgtctATTATTGTTCCCCCGAGGGTGATCATTTGAATACTTaaaggtataataaatatttttgaaataattgaatataacaaaatgatCCGCTACCGAGTAGGTACTTTATTGTCGTAATTATTGAGCctataaaattcatatatttgttcgttttttatgtatatgtaaaagtatttgacttttgattataaaacattttactaaatttttgttaaaataatttttaaattcaaaataatgctTTTTTTACTCAAAGTAAAACTATGAAAAGTGTAATAAAAGacaataaaaaactgttttcttgtagtataattaaaaaagctCATTTCTTCGAAATAatccaatttttacatttactttgCTGTATAAAGGGTGAGGTTTTATGTTCCACATTTATAATAGATGTATGGGTGAAAATTTCGGACTAtctaggtaaattttttatataaagaaccTATGATATAAAGATTGTTAGGCCAGTTAGAAGACCTAAAATATAGAACCCATCGCTAAGATGTATTCGAGGCTGAGCGCTCTTGGCAATTGGATTGATTTGTAATCATCCCAAATTCTTGGTTATTAAAAGATAACATTttgaataccaaattttttggaaacacTTCGAAGAATCGTTCGTTCGAAGACTAAGAAGTAATTCGTCATTTTATAACCCTTGATTTAATTGTATTAAGTTAGCTAACTGCGCCTTCCCTCTTCTTTATCTTCGTTATGGAttctgaatattaaattttaaaaatcttctttgaaaacaaaaattttaactaaataatcaTTTGATGATTGTCTTAGAAATTTTAATCCGTTATaccttcaaaaatttatattgacgTGGCACTCGCAGGCGAACAATTAAAACTGTAGAAATTTTGCTTTCACTAAACTagtatttgttagttttttatttaacgattcgtatatttttaaaagttcgaGATTCCCAATAATTTTTGTCCATGATATTTTGAAGCTGATTAaacttttaaccaaaaaaagaccaaaatgaattttaaattagatgaTTTAGATATGAATGAAATTTAGATAACTCacaattacaacaacaaaatttttcatacatatttcaaaacaattaaacCATAATTACTAATTAGCAAAATTACGAGctttacatttttgtaaaattatttgtaacaattaataaaaacttaattttacgTATTGTTTCAGCTGtgtacataattattaatcattatcattcttttttaacaattattgtaatattaatttctaatgatctaatttttcttataaattttaataatatgcaaaaaagtaaatattaaaaaaattatactgccGTCATCATGTAAAAAAACTTCCATATTATGTAAGCCAATATATTGTTTTAGGAATTtgataataatgtaattaatcaattttcattttaagtgataaattttattacgtgATGTTGGATGTGCATGTACGTATTTGGAAATAGATTTATATGCTTTGAAAATATATGCAATGTCGAATTTTGCTTTGCTTTGCTTAATatgaactatttatttaatttatttggtgGTTTAAAGTGGAAGAAAGTGTGAGGAGTAAAACATAAGTGTGTTTTACGCCTCATTTTACACCgtgttggtttttaattttatcagatAATTTATTATAGACTAGGATATGATATCTGAAAATGTTTTTGGTAGTTTAAAGCGTGAGGAAGaattaaatatatgattttctATATTGCTAATTTTGAAATGTGTTATTTCACTGCACTTCCaccataaaaacaataatttaaacattattgGGAATATTACTTATGACGTCAATATGCCAGTCATAATTGCAGGATTTAATCTGAAAAAACAGCATTGACCTACGGAATGACTAGAACAGGGCAGGCGAACCTTAATATATCAACGTgccattttttcttaaaaaatgctTAATGAGGCCATATACTTatcatcaaataattttgacttcgTGATTATTGAGATTCGCAATTAACTATTTCTTAATGACGTTTCTTACGCAATATTGAGTAAAAACCACTAAACGTGCAAATTTAATGACGTCAGTGCTTTCGTTAAGACACAGCGATATAAAAAGAGCGGCATTAATGTCAAGTTTTTGTTGAtgtattatttatctttattatcgaATTCATAAAAATGTGAAGGCACGCATGCTAACCAGGCAGCCTTTAAAATTCTCCATTTTGAAAAGGTTTACTATGCCGAGCATAGTTTACTATGCCGGCAACATATTTAATCATAGACGCCGGCaacataattgtaatatttctgTCTTTCATTGCACTTGGAATTAAGTCCTTTTGCTCTGGTTCGTTTTTTTGACTAACGGATTTTTGACTAAcgttatttgtttcaaaatgttaATTGTAGTTGCATGATGTAACTACAATAAGAAACGAGTGCGCGTTCGTAAAATCACTCGCGTTCGTTTGTAATATAAGATTTCATAGTGAACTTTGTGATCGGTGGCGTGCCGAAAATATTGTAGCGAAAATATTATTGTAGCGTGCCATTGGTTCGCCATCCTACTAGACCATTAAAAGATTgggctattttttattagacagttTATTAACACTTTTTAACAGTAGTTAACATCTTCTGAAACCCAGTTTAACACTGCAATCgcagtttatatattttaagacaCCGGTTATCgcatggaaaaataattttcccaatatttttagttctataatgaaaaaaatgtggTTCTATAGGTATTGttgtgttatttttcaaaaatcgtcaaaatcatTCTTACCTAATTAATTAATGCCCCCTAATGAATTGCGTAGTTTCTACACAAAACTGTTGATTAAGGTTTTTAGGGAATgtgataaattgaaattttatttggtaaacatactcattaattattatttgtgataaTGTTAGGTATTACTAATTTACGATTCGTCGTAAATTAGTTCTGATACTTCATTTCTTTCGTAGAGTATTTCATGTCTTCGTTTCcaataaatcattaaataattaatgccTTCTCATGTCATCTTTTTCAAAACATCTGTTATTAGGTctgcttttttttgtttttgaaaagagAGAGTCTCATATCAAATTATGGAAGTAATTACGTacgtaaattaaatatatgcaGTATATGATCAAGTATCGTCCGTGTCTTGTGGATTGGCATGCGGAATTATTAAAGTATTTCTATAATaacatagatatatatatattccttatatacataattataataattgtgaGTTGTATctagtttgtaaaaaaaaaaacgtatgaaatcgccaaataaaaaaactatattatgacaaattataacaaacatattgaaattttcaaacgattaataaaaacatgactttattttatacatgatTGTATTATCATTAGCAGACCAAGTGGTTAAAGGCATGCATTCATTGTCTTGAACGAATGCTTTTTATTGAGATCACTGACGTCTAGGAGTCAATATGGCATTTTCTTTAACAGCTAGTTTAAACCTATTATCGTAGTTGGTTTTTTAAGGCAAAGTTTGTCacatggcaaaatgattttcccattaagcttaagaaaattaaaaagcataGAGTTTTGCCATTGCATACACCgccagatattattttaataat
The Chrysoperla carnea chromosome 4, inChrCarn1.1, whole genome shotgun sequence genome window above contains:
- the LOC123297550 gene encoding probable serine/threonine-protein kinase DDB_G0282963, which produces MAVSVSHAMRRHLAGPSEPPYLNYSNQQETSSPYHTRNNGGLSQSMRYTETWLYGVPPSPTQTGLILPYPPAQPLVVLCACGGTTKQRSSNKKSPSICKKCKGTKLPLPSANSPSTANDHHGTVRGNQSIRGQISGTVRGLSQNLLNNRHKYHTVRETSSKNGIKKIRPSIFDLDELDNSDPYDLMRRSRLTLTELQRTRTKSISPLRKYDTVRGRRSPSPQQKHRSRSANRNANDWLIEEQPPLIPAAPTNRRSILECNVNPYELMGKNNCLHDSVEDIPKKFSNYYEDIEINNVQSTVNKERKILAPTKELPKPVKINETKELPSRPPRKKPIEEIPKKFNQNRFKSILKKTSTFNTDSSDSSERIPSPIVQQHSSTSQTQFYLPNPAIQQQQTNDLNNLLNNIPRKKVQFLVEKSNSNESIELIVETQQTNNDEQVENEENVNNNNKNDETIDENINGMQDNVQEDDVNEETNDSCNNILAVATTNTIGNDDLVNEIINDSNEESQMKELSSRDLLVKDVNNEGFSPKLRRSNSDRISSSTTTTILTNDNNNEDLSTNNITTNTIQFNDTMALRAKNMRRTDHREVFTALQRLDGITKNDNQTNNNNNLNQRPKEPPPPPPPQPTIPVPVAPARKKQDRRKKISIDSNSSSSNDSCHSSLSSTDLSFRSVDSEIKIIESESELSTDDRKISIEVASTDSEQYFTPKLTSSPTQQTSVESTKSVIKIYNDNSNSNITSVTLNNENIPEDNSTSPYPQRTIVQITPPVHRLKIKNEFVDYQCTPQASPDNSARKTSILITGDDCYSTVNVSDDYPVYQSSVVVNDNLISSTDSKLYNRSNNSTIYISCESDERYEPINNNFNTQKIVPNNNNENKNIIRVEDDNLRQLLRDPVEAVKRNLVPHVCGKTNMIRGIKRGTKTNHNNNELGTSVVAKLLKDPELGSLVEGLESDVVAKLLQESLLKLKQDRNFIPEITKAEEKESLSSDNECNSLNSGPYEQIDLDDNDYSGSNRSSLTEDDLASTSTRSKFYQLLADASLDGSSTDDHTYETIRMNQDPIYEEIEIPPPLPLNPPPDTLPTVELDKSFTTRSIFEGASKYDILSYLVDARERGIESYAYSFANSGSVVIECDTEIEMTPRTDEMTKTNVEVERTDSGVGSESSKSSRSRYQQSGNANSNNSNNNNVTPVEPEITNPCEDCNLTVDTQVTNGDVIYTPLVCRKCSKRRAERKEIITEIVETEEKYARDLQIILEEFYQPMLVAGLLNAEQLAAVFLNVEELLENSQSFAERLRDALEISIEQGDEDLLTIDIGRLFLDAASMLHAFESYCVRQAAAGLLLANLEKEKELLRIFLKVSQMENTVLRRMNLNSFLMVPVQRVTKYPLLLIRLNKVTPAHLEEMKENLTEAQRLVEQHLGQMNASAKDVPSRLWRRLSSGRRTTSELDSVNIKLRKLAVDILEWNHEEARFALEGKLLYTQPIDSAWRRGRTIKLTPVCALLVTLGRPGAGYKSPDEETLLAFPRQTGIREAALVLARDKGGRYSLLREPLYLDRCVVATDPAWQSYFEVQELMTKDTFIFKAEDDDRTINWYRNLQYHAQGMGTWRKRRNALANIMITGISGRS